In a single window of the Desulfallas thermosapovorans DSM 6562 genome:
- a CDS encoding oxidoreductase — MAKLKLALYWAAACGGCDVAVLDVHEKILDIAGVADIVLWPVATDHKYADVEKMAPGSIDVCLFNGAVRNSENEHMARLLREKSRVMVAFGSCAVSGGIPALANFKQREDILQRVYMDTPSTVNPGQVLPVTGCPVNEGVLHLPEFFDFVHSLNQVVEVDYYVPGCPPTAQRIWEVVQAIAAGNLPGAGATVGALEKSLCDECPREKSNKKIKRFYRSHEIIPDPHRCLLEQGLLCMGPVTRGGCGAQCINANMPCRGCYGPLPGVIDQGAKYISSIGAVIDARTPEEAEEILAGIADPAGTFYRFGMATALLKGANR, encoded by the coding sequence TTGGCTAAACTGAAATTGGCCCTTTACTGGGCCGCCGCTTGCGGTGGCTGTGACGTGGCCGTGCTGGACGTGCACGAAAAGATTTTGGACATTGCCGGTGTGGCGGATATAGTGTTATGGCCCGTGGCCACCGACCACAAGTACGCCGATGTGGAAAAAATGGCGCCGGGCAGCATAGATGTGTGCCTGTTCAACGGTGCGGTGCGCAATTCGGAAAACGAGCATATGGCCAGGTTGCTGCGGGAGAAATCCAGGGTGATGGTTGCCTTCGGCAGTTGCGCGGTGTCCGGCGGCATACCGGCCCTGGCCAACTTCAAGCAGCGGGAGGATATTTTGCAGCGGGTATACATGGATACCCCTTCCACCGTTAATCCCGGGCAGGTGCTGCCGGTTACCGGCTGCCCGGTGAACGAGGGTGTTTTGCACCTGCCCGAGTTTTTTGATTTTGTGCACAGCCTGAACCAGGTGGTGGAGGTGGATTACTACGTGCCGGGCTGCCCGCCCACCGCCCAGCGGATCTGGGAAGTGGTGCAGGCCATTGCTGCGGGCAATTTGCCCGGGGCGGGAGCCACCGTGGGTGCATTGGAAAAATCTTTGTGTGATGAATGCCCCCGGGAAAAAAGCAATAAGAAAATCAAGCGTTTTTACCGCAGCCACGAAATTATACCCGACCCCCACCGGTGCCTGCTGGAACAGGGTTTACTGTGCATGGGTCCGGTAACCCGGGGCGGGTGCGGAGCCCAGTGTATCAACGCCAATATGCCCTGCCGGGGCTGTTACGGGCCGCTGCCCGGGGTAATTGACCAAGGGGCCAAGTATATCAGCAGTATCGGTGCGGTTATAGACGCGCGCACGCCCGAAGAAGCGGAGGAGATACTGGCGGGTATTGCCGACCCGGCGGGCACCTTTTACCGTTTTGGCATGGCCACAGCACTATTGAAGGGGGCGAACAGGTAG
- the hypA gene encoding hydrogenase maturation nickel metallochaperone HypA, which translates to MHELSLIHALIDTVVQSARENGITKVTKVKLVVGESHGALPDALQFAFDILTVDTVCAGAELAIEKNALLLKCRECAREFHPEGYLFCCPGCGVSNAALVKGNELYVEYFEGE; encoded by the coding sequence GTGCATGAATTATCTTTAATCCACGCCCTTATTGATACGGTGGTCCAAAGCGCCAGGGAAAACGGCATCACAAAAGTGACCAAAGTTAAACTGGTGGTGGGGGAAAGCCACGGTGCGCTGCCCGATGCACTGCAATTCGCCTTTGATATATTAACGGTGGATACTGTTTGTGCAGGTGCGGAACTGGCCATAGAAAAAAATGCCCTGCTGTTAAAATGCCGGGAGTGCGCCCGGGAATTTCACCCGGAAGGTTATCTGTTCTGCTGTCCCGGCTGCGGGGTGTCGAATGCTGCGCTGGTTAAGGGTAATGAGCTATATGTTGAATACTTTGAAGGTGAATGA
- a CDS encoding Ni/Fe hydrogenase subunit alpha encodes MGRRITIDPITRLEGHGKIEIFLDEAGAVDNVYFQIPELRGFEKFCEGRPVEELPRIVSRICGVUPGAHHMASGKANDAVFGVQVPSAAKKLRELFYSAHFLHSHIAHFYALAAPDFVLGPDADPAQRNILGVVNKVGLEIGGEVIKHRAYAQDIQAMLGGKATHPVWVLPGGVSKGLTEEERRKVEEMARSCVEFAKFSLKLFDDVVLKNKSYVELILSDGYRLVTNYMGLVDANNKVNFYDGQVRIVDTKGLEIGKYSPGEYLDYVSEHVEPWSYLKFPYLKKHGWTGFTEGPGTGIYQAAPLARLNAADGMATPVAQEAYEKFFDTLGGKPVHAVLAAHWARLVELVYAAERLLELSLDEEITSPDIRVIPTATPDEGVAIIEAPRGTLTHHYKTDANGLVTAVNLIVGTTNNHAPIYMAVKKAAQAVIKPGVEITQGLLNRVEMAFRSYDPCFSCATHAIYGEVPLQVVVYNASGKPLTKIPS; translated from the coding sequence GTGGGCAGAAGAATAACCATTGATCCCATCACCCGGCTGGAGGGACACGGTAAAATAGAAATTTTCCTGGATGAAGCCGGTGCCGTGGATAACGTGTATTTCCAAATACCCGAACTGCGGGGTTTTGAAAAGTTTTGCGAAGGCCGACCGGTGGAGGAACTGCCCCGGATTGTCAGCCGTATTTGCGGCGTCTGACCGGGGGCGCACCATATGGCCTCGGGTAAGGCCAACGATGCGGTTTTCGGGGTGCAAGTGCCTTCAGCGGCCAAGAAACTGCGGGAGTTGTTTTACAGCGCCCATTTCTTGCACAGTCATATCGCCCATTTTTATGCCCTGGCCGCCCCGGACTTTGTGCTGGGGCCGGATGCCGACCCCGCCCAGCGCAATATTCTGGGGGTGGTAAATAAAGTGGGCCTGGAAATCGGGGGTGAGGTGATCAAACACCGGGCCTATGCCCAGGATATCCAGGCCATGCTGGGAGGTAAAGCCACCCACCCGGTGTGGGTGCTGCCGGGGGGTGTCAGCAAGGGATTGACCGAAGAGGAGCGCCGCAAGGTGGAGGAGATGGCCCGCTCCTGTGTGGAGTTTGCCAAGTTCTCCCTCAAGTTGTTTGACGATGTGGTTTTGAAAAACAAAAGTTACGTGGAATTAATCTTAAGCGATGGTTACCGGTTGGTGACCAATTACATGGGTCTGGTGGACGCCAACAATAAAGTGAACTTTTATGACGGCCAGGTGCGTATAGTGGATACAAAGGGATTAGAGATAGGTAAATACAGCCCCGGTGAATACCTGGACTATGTCAGCGAACACGTGGAACCCTGGAGTTACCTGAAGTTCCCCTACCTCAAAAAGCACGGCTGGACAGGTTTCACCGAGGGACCGGGCACGGGCATTTACCAGGCGGCTCCCCTGGCCAGGCTTAACGCCGCGGATGGTATGGCCACCCCGGTGGCCCAGGAAGCCTATGAAAAATTCTTCGACACGCTGGGTGGCAAGCCCGTTCATGCGGTACTGGCAGCCCACTGGGCGCGCCTGGTGGAGCTTGTCTACGCGGCGGAACGCCTGCTGGAGTTGAGCCTGGACGAAGAAATCACCAGCCCGGATATTCGGGTCATCCCCACCGCCACACCGGACGAGGGCGTGGCTATTATCGAGGCACCCCGGGGAACCCTGACCCACCACTATAAAACCGACGCCAACGGTTTGGTTACTGCGGTGAACTTGATTGTGGGCACCACCAACAACCACGCGCCCATTTACATGGCCGTCAAAAAGGCGGCCCAGGCCGTGATCAAACCCGGCGTTGAGATAACCCAGGGCCTGCTCAACAGGGTGGAAATGGCCTTCCGTTCCTACGACCCCTGCTTCAGCTGCGCCACCCACGCCATCTACGGTGAAGTGCCGCTGCAGGTGGTGGTATACAACGCCTCGGGCAAGCCCCTGACAAAAATTCCTTCATGA
- a CDS encoding hydrogenase maturation protease, which produces MKKNTNIYIIGCGNELAGDDGVGIAVVRRLMAETKLPGGVQIIEAGIPGLSLVELMLGANKVILVDSFLGGTAPGTVRCFGEEELPPPSYNAGQSHGIGLREALSFARGVMPGNFPEQVVVVGVEIERPLRWVQGLSPAVEAAVEQAMDMVVTQLNTWR; this is translated from the coding sequence ATGAAAAAAAACACTAATATATATATCATCGGCTGCGGCAACGAGCTGGCCGGTGATGACGGCGTTGGTATTGCCGTGGTGCGCAGATTGATGGCCGAAACCAAACTGCCCGGCGGGGTACAAATCATAGAGGCGGGTATTCCCGGACTTTCCCTGGTGGAACTGATGCTGGGTGCGAATAAAGTAATACTGGTGGATTCCTTCCTGGGAGGTACTGCACCGGGCACAGTGCGATGCTTCGGGGAGGAAGAACTGCCACCGCCCAGCTATAACGCTGGCCAATCCCACGGTATTGGTTTGCGGGAGGCCCTTTCCTTCGCCCGTGGAGTGATGCCCGGCAATTTCCCCGAGCAAGTTGTGGTGGTGGGAGTGGAAATTGAGCGTCCCCTAAGATGGGTACAGGGACTTTCCCCGGCGGTGGAGGCAGCGGTGGAACAGGCCATGGATATGGTGGTTACGCAATTAAACACGTGGCGGTAA